Within Primulina tabacum isolate GXHZ01 chromosome 5, ASM2559414v2, whole genome shotgun sequence, the genomic segment ATCAAGCTGCACTGGAAGATCTCTTAGTTCCGAACATGGGGTCGTCTGTTGAATCTTTATACGATATTGACTGTTTCCAGAGGATTCTTGAGCATTTCATGTCAATGGACCaggcatcagctgctgcatctCCTAGCATCGTGGAAGAAAGCCAACTGATGGAAGGGGTAAATTCTTTGACAGCTATAACGATGGTGGCTAATCTTGTGGACGCATATCTAGCTGATGTTGCATCAGATGTGAATCTGAAGTTCCAGAAATTCCAGTCCCTTGCCGCTGCCATTCCTGATTATGCTAGACCAGTTTCTGATGGGATTTATCGCGCCATCGATATATATCTGAAGGTAAACTTGTGTGAATTCTCTCTTACAAAATAACAATAGTATTTAGCTGtagaaattttgatttttcagatGTAATAACACGTATCGAAATGCAATAATATTAGGCACATCCCTGGCTCACAGACTCGGAGAGAGAGCAAACCTGTAGATTGATGAACTGCCAGAAGCTCTCGTTGGAGGCGAGTACACACGCTGCTCAAAACGAAAGGCTGCCACTAAGAGTGATCGTGCAGGTCTTATTCTTTGAACAACTGCGTCTACGCACTTCAATCTCAAGTTGGTTTTTTGTTTCAGACAATCTCAACAGCTCCCGCAACCCAGATTCAGCTCTTGATCTTTCGAACCACAATGGTGGTTGCCAGAGGGGCGTTTCACGCGGTAGAGGATCGAGCTTAAACGATGTGAGGGAACGTGTTTCTGAGCTCGAAAAGGAGTGTGAGAGCATGAGGGAGAGGTTTCAGAAACTTGTCAAAACGAAGAGGAGTTGGAATATATTCTGCAGGAGGAAATCTCATCAATGCAATAACATGACATCCAAGCATAGCGACACGAAGCCACGGCCGCCTTTTGCTACCGGACACGGGCAACATTAGATGGATGGTACTGGTAAGCTCTTGTGGGCGTGGCGAATGAAGCTTCTCCGGTCATTTCTGGTCCCATGTTTGCAATAAGTTAGCATAACCTTTGGCCGCAGAAGTGAGAATTGAACATGGAACTGATGTGCCAAGTCATGCTTAGACTAGATCTTGTGATTCAGTTGGTATTTCATCTTATATTCTGTACATATAAATAAGTAATACATATCATAGTATCATTAAAATCATTTCGTACATACTAAGTAAAACACAAACCGGAATTTAAAATTGTGACACTACGTTTTAATTAACACGATCACAGAATTTTCATATGTAAAACGAAAAACTCAGAGTGAAACAAATCTTACATCTGTCCATTTCATTCCACGTACGACCAGAGAATCTGGAACCACATTATGCCCGAACTCgaatcaaatgttaaattttatgttatctTTCAGAAAGTCAAAAGTCGatcgtaaatttttttttttaaaaaaattagttctACATTCAATATTACAACATAATACAAACTAAAATATACCCATACACATATATTGGTCAAATATTACTATAATTAAAagtaaaaaatgaattttagtgTACAACTGCCTCAGATAATAAAAAATTGATCTAATGTTATTTGTAGTCACGCATGAGACAGTTCACCTATATTTTGCTCAGTAAACAACTCAAATTCAAActcaaaaattaataaaaaaagacATTAATCGGAAACTTTCAATCACTTTTAGACTCAATTAAAAGTGCCCCATTTATAATTTGCTGGAGAAATTTGATAATGCCTCCAACAACGGTGCAGACACCAAATGGTGTTGCCAGGCTAACACCCTTTCTCGCTTCTAAAATTTTCCATATACAAACATATTTTTATACATTATATACAcacaaaaatatgatttaaacaataaaaaaagttTACAGTTTAAATTTGAAACCATACAAGGTTTCCGATCCAACCTCAGGCCTACGCACAGTTAGGTACCCCATTAAACTTAAAGTCGGAAATAAGAAGGCAGCACAAAAGATAAAATGGAAGGTAACATTAGCTAGTACAAAAGGAAACCAAGAAGAAATAGAGTGTAGCACGGgcatttttttctttcttccttttttcttaaaaataaagataaagataaTATTACTGAATTTATGGTAAGATAAGCAGTCAAAAAGAACATATAGAACCTGGTAATCAATTGAAAGAAGCTCAAGCCAGAGTCATCTTATTTGAAACAAGTAAATCAAAACCAGCCAACACTCGAACAGAGTAATAGGCCATCTACTTTTGCTATTCATTCAACTGTTTCTTGCACAGTGCTAACAAATGTGTACACTTTATGGTCAGAGCCAATCTCCAATAGGCTGCAAAATCATAAACTATTTCTATTAGTGAGCCACTGATGATTTTTTGTCACCTTTCCTGCCATCAGCCTGCTCAGACTTTCCCATGATCATCCGAGAGAGAATATCTGCTTGTTTCGTGTTCCCTTCTCGATGGAGACTATGGATCAAATCTTTGCAGCAACTCCAATCATTTACTCCTCCTTTCTCCATAAATTTTCACAAGATTGAGTTTGCATTGAGAGTTTTCCCCGCAGATAAAAGAGCATCCAACACCTTCTCATAGCTCGAAATATCAACGGTGAAGTCTCTCTCCGAGCCAAAATCTGACAGTTTCAAGGCAGCGATTGTCTTTCCTTTCTCAAATAGAATGGACAAGAGGCTATCATAATCCAGTGAGATGCCACTGTGCATAATCAGTTCGATTTTTCCAAGGGCCTCCTCAACATGACACCTCAAGAGCAGACCTTCCAAGATCTTAGCGATCAAATCTTCATGATCCTGGACCCCCTTCTCCAACATAGTTTTCATCACTCGGCTTGCCGTCTGAACTCGTCCATCCTTGAATAAGCTACCAATTACAGTTCTAAACAACAATGAATCTGGAAGATGACCATTCTCAATCATACTATGCAAAGCCTCTTTTGCATCGGCAGGCTCATTCTTTTCCAAGGAGCAATATCGGATAAGAGATTCATATGCACTTTTTTCAGAAAGAATGCTTCTCCTAACCATGATGTTCAGAAGTTCAAATGCGGGCTCCGGAGTTCCCTCTTTTGCATGCCCACGAATCAGATTGTTCAAGGCAATCGGATCTTGCACACCCAACTTCATCAACTGCCGCAAAAGTGTTTCAGCTTTTGCAGTCTGACCATTGCTGCAAAGATACTCTATCAGAGGGTTATATGCACTAGGCTCCATATGCAAAGTACTTTGAGGTCTCAAGCTGATATCTTTTTCAAGGAGCTTATCCAACAACTTCACCGCTTGATCATATTGACCAGCACTGCAGCAATTTTCAATCAGAACACTATAATGCCCAGCTTCTGTAGGAACACTCAACCTGATCATAGTCTTGAGAACATCTGTAGCAGCATCCAGATCACCCGCCTTGCAGTGACCAGAAATAAGTCTCATGAAAATTGAGGAATCCTTAGGTGCAATATACTTATCCATCATCTCTTTCAAAATTTTACGAGCTTCAGACATCTTATTTGCGTCACACAAACCGGGTAGCAACGTTGAGTATGTGATGGTATTCGGCTTAATTTTGAACCCCTTCATCTCCTCCAGCAACATCAATGCATCATCAACTCGCTCAGCAGAGACATACCCCTTAATCAGAGTCGTATAAGATACTATTGTTGGCTCAACGTTCCTCCCTTTCATCTCCACAAAATAACGTTCAGCTTCCTCCATGTTCTTAATTCGACAGTACCCATTCACTAACGTATTATACGTGACCACGTCCGGCATTATACCCCTGCTCTTCATATCCTCAAAAAATCTATTCGCCGTCTCAACCTTTTCCGAAAGAAAAAATCCCCAAATCAAAACATTAGATGTGTGTCTAGTGGGTTCGATGCCATCATTCAACATCTTGTTATAATATCTTTTGGCCATCATATACCTACCCCTACGCATGATTACCTTAAATAAAGCATCATAAGACTTCAATGTCCGCTCAACTCCATGCTCATTCATTTTCTGAAACAACTTCACGCTCTCAGAACTATACCCGCTTTTCCATAACTATTGATCAGCAAAACCCATAAATCCTCATTCCATCCCAAACCTTTTTTCGGCATATCTAATAAAATACACCTGGCATGATTGAGCTTCGACGCTCGGCCTAAAATCTCGATTATTTTTACATGGGTCTCTTTGTTATGTTGAAAAAGGCCCGATCCTTCGAGCCAGCGAAAGAATTGGAGCGCATGCTCCGGACTCCTGGCGCCGTGCAACACATTGTAAACTAGTTCGTGGTCGAAACGCGGAACTAAGTTTCGGATCGAGTTCTGTAAACGAGTCGTCCACGCCCGAGTAGCCATGATTTTACACACTATATCTTCTATTTTTTCGGGGGATTTCTGCCGCTTACCTTCTGATTGCCTCGATGGAATTGCCGCCGCCGCTGTAGTGTTTCTTGAAGAAGAATCCATAGTTTGATCTGATGAGGATGGCTTATTGGCGCGTGCATTTACTCAGGCTCCGGGGTTTCAACTTCAGAGGTGGCGGAGGAGCAGAAGAAGGAATGGGTTCCGAACGAAGATGGGGATGAGAGGTTGAAGAGGTTTGGTTTAAAATGACATTCTTTCAATGCAGCTATATACGCCATTTCTTCAATCAGCCGAATCGAAAATAAGCTGGATTTTAGCTGATAAAATTGGGGTATCGCATAAATTGAGATGTAGATTAGGGTTTTGAAAGCAAGCTGCCTCAGCTAAACTGGTAGGAAGGAAGCATAGTTAGGGTATAACGCAGGCGAAGGTACATAGTTCAAAatcagaaaaataaattatctttattaataaaatcatgtactagtgcattaattaattaaattaggagcttatattataatatttttttaaagcaaacttaaataaaatcagTGATATAATAAAGGAAATCTCAATTATTAAATCGGATAAAGCAAAATAAATGCGATTCTAAAAGCTCATTGAAAATGGAACTACCACTTATATTACatatatctatattattattattattattactgttataaatatatgagtttgaattgtgaattAACGTCTATGTCTTTATcttcattaaataatattcattaatatatgtcatttttgttttgtttacttATATCAATTAATGAAATCTAaactaaattgaagaaaaataaaatttagagaaaaataaaatttagagcATATATAAGTTACCAACTTGTAGaatgaaaaatttaattatattttttagtatgaaatttattttattttccgtTTTTTAGAATGACATTTGCACTCCATTTCTTTGAAAACAATACATgtcatttttttatgttttgttttctTATATCAATTAATGAAATCTAaattaaattgaagaaaaataaaatttagagcATATATAAGCTACCAACTTTTATaatgaaaaatttaattatcattttttagtatgaaatttaatttattttccattttttagaATAATATTTGCACTccattttttttgaaaacaatatatgtttttattgaaatttaaaataatagtaataataaattttctaaaaaaaacttatatctttaattaaattcaaaatgataacaataataaatataagttttttgtttgttttttttttaaaattgtgatGTTAATGTCTTGTCCACAAATtgtttattgttgagatattttaGTAATCACTGAAAATCGAGTAGTAACATGGAGAACCTTAGCTTTGACATGTGAGTTTTTAAAcgtgtaataaaataaacaatGGCAACAAATTCACATTTACTTCTCATGCAACTATTTTTTTGGTATTATTTTCTGATACAAAGGATTGATCCCATGCATTTTACAACTTGTGGGACCATATTTTATCCCAGAGTCTCCAAGATGGCTGGTAAGTATGAATTAGACCTACAGTTAGTGTGAAATACGAATGAGGAATCCTGATATCTAATCCAGGATGAATTGAATTTTATGGCAACCGCCTTTCGATTGAAATAGTGAGatacaaataaataattgaatctTGCAGGCAAAAGTAGGCCATCGAAACGAATTTGAGCTTTCATTGCAAACTTTGCGTGGCAAAGATGCTGATATTTCTCAAGAAGCTGCAGAAATTCAAGTACATTTCGGGTCAAATAATATgaattgaataattttttttaaagttttagcTAAGTATAAAGGTTTTTCATTGCAAAAGAGTATTGGCACCCTTCAAGATCTTCCTAAAGTTCAGATTATGGACTTGTTTCATGCCAAATACACGCGCCCGATTATAGTAAGAAAACCTTAAATAACATGTTGTTTCTTGAATTTATGAATGCTACAGCTTCATCTTACAGGtggtttttcttaaaaatacatttagaTCGGTGCGGGGCTAATGATTTTCCAACAATTTGGAGGAATAAATGAATAGGCTTCTACGCTAGTGAAATCTTTGTGGCAGCAGGTATGACTTGGATATTTCCCCCCACGTTTTAAAGTATACTCATCGTCGTTCTATGTTGCACCGAGTCAATGGTAGTTTTAGGTTGGCCCCCAAACAAACGGAAAGCCATCCAATTAACTCCGTAGATCATTACTTATTTCTGAAGTTCATCACTAATCTTGATGTTTGAAATGCAGGATTTTCTTTAGGAAAAATCGGAACAATCTTTTATGCTATTATTCAGGTTTGCCAATTTTAGGAAGCAGTTACATGCAAATTTTGGGGAGCAAAGCATCAATGGTTAGAAGAGAGTTTCAATTCATATTTAACTTTGCTACCTCACACGTCTCCCTCAAAAGGGAACAGTTTTCGGGTCATTGAAGTCGAGCACAGAACAAAACTTTTTAGACAGCGTGAAGTCGGAATATCAAAACAGACGTTTTTctggtaattttaaaaaaattaataattacgtAAGGATTCATAAATAAAACCAACGTAAACAGGTGAATTGCCATTTGCCGATGGAAGTGTCTTGAGTGGAAGGCGCAACTTTAACACACATTGCAACTCTTCCGGCAATATCCAAGAAGATCTGATGATCCGATCATATATTCTGGATTCTTGTTGCATTCCCCAAGAGAAGCCCATCTTTCGCAATTTGCATCTGAATCTGTGCAGTTCCCACCAACAATCTTGTCGAAAGCATCCACATGAATCCACTTTGTAGCAGACCATTTCTCACCGTTGTCTACCGGACAGCCAGCATGAAGGCTAGCAGGGTCTGGAATTGCATCTGGGCGAAGACTGAAAAAGAGAAGTGCATCTCCTTTGCGTGGTTTCACTGCAATATACGACAAGACcaaatgaaaacaaaaatgtCAGTTGCTGGTCACaataaccttttttttttttttttatcacagATAATTATAAGGATCGGCTTATTGTCTCACCAGCAGGACCTTGCCTTCCACACTCAGACAAATCATTATCAGTCGAAATAGACCTGCGACGAGGTGATTCCTGAATTGTGCGAATGAATATTTAGAAATATGGGACAGAAAATTCagtagaagaaaacaaaatgaACACATTTCTCAATTCAAAATATACACGACTCTCCACAGAGTGAACCACAAGAATCCGCAATAACAAATTAGATTTGTTACATTTCTATAATCTAATAAGTTTAAACCCAATAATTTTTCGAAGTATATAACCTTTGGCGTGTATCTTAAGTTTATGAATAAATCACTGCCTATTAAGCATCTACAAAAATCTAACAGAAAAACAAGTTTTGGACAAACCTCTGCTTTGGGAAAAACAGTTTCACCCCCTTTCTCGACATCAGTAAGGTACATTAGCACAGTAGCTATCCGGTGCCCACCACGTTCAATGTTGACCTTGTCCGTAAAATAATCGTAGTGAGGTTCATATTTCTGCCCAGGCTCATAGCGTAATACTTGAATATCTTCTCCATTTTCTATTAGTAGAAACAGAAAGCGGGAGTTCAATTCAGTGAATTCAAAAACTACTATTCTCTATGCATGCAACAAACAAGACCACATGGCGCTCTGATACTGCGTTTTTTACAGAAGGGTGTTTCAAAAGCAGTATTCATTGTCTACATAAATATTCAAAGGGTACACTCAGAGGCCATCACGATCTGTATTTTACTTCCCGCAATGCTGCAAATTCAATCCGACCAAACAACTCAAAAATAAATGCCCTAAGAATCATatataaatagatatttcaTTCTTCAAATGTCATTGAAAAAAGACACGATCAAGAAATGGTGAGAAGACCCATTTTAAGAAGTAAATGTTTTTTCACAGCTCAAATTTTCTTCAACATGGAACACCTTTCGGTAAGAATGTCCACATAGATATCTTCTCTTCTATGCCAGCAACGATAGGATCCTACACAAGAGATGAGGAGAAAAGGATTTAGGCATATGACATTAAGTTCTCAAAAGTGAAACACCAAATTAAACAATAACTAAGCGCATGACTTCGTGGCTCATTTACAAGATTCAATGTGATTGTTCTTTGTGATGTTTGTCCCTCCAATAAAATTTATACAAGGCGCTGAGCAAAGTAATTCGTCAGTAAAAAGTTTCAACTaaatatcaattaaaataacaaaCAAGAGCCaccaaaaaagaaaaactcaAGCTATAACTTTTTAAGCACCATAGGGCTATCCAACCGTACCATCAAATGTTGAAAAAGTTAAGCAAGTTGTGGACACTGACACAAACAACTTGCAGTACTATTACGTAAAGAATACTGCATGCTTGACATTTTACAATTTTCGCCAGCTTAATAAGCTCAAAAGAGATTAATTTGTGGAAATACTAACGTGTAATTGAGTTCAATGGAATTGATTTAGTTGGTCTGAAAAGGTTGAAATTTTGACCGGGAATGAGTTGAAATTTTGATATGACGGCCTTTGCGCAAAACAATACTAAAAAAACATTCTAAAAACTATATATTCAAAAAACACAACAAAAAAATTATCACGTCAAAACAAAATCAGgttataaaaaattgaaaaaaataaagaaaagaaagaaaaccaaACCTTTTCCTTCTGGATGAACATTCCAGAGCTAGTCCGCACTTCGCTCAGCTTACTCTCTCCAGACTCACTGTCCGCCACAGCTGACCTCTTCAACTCGTTTTTTGCCTAATTTCATTACGAAATCCCACAAATCACAGAacaaacaaataattaaaaccATAAAGGATCACCACCTTTTTAATCAATTCTAAACTCACCAGTGAGATCAAATGGTTACATTCCTCGTCTGTTAGAAAACCTTCATATACAAATGCTCTAAAACATAATTACAACCGTAGCGCAGTCAATAAACAGTTAATCGATCGCCAATAGCTGTCAAAATAATCTTACAAATTGTAAAAAACAATTCAAGGTATGGATAAACAGGAAAAAAAAACACGATTCCTGTATTCAGTACCTGGGCTTCCATGAGATCGATTTGACTTTAGATGGATTGATTATCGAATGTCCCCAGGATTCCCACGCGATCGCGGCCATAGTGAGAACGAAAATCAGTGCAATTTGAGAAAAAATGACCATTTGGCCGAATATGGAAAATATTTgttcgaatctgaaattttTATGCGATTGAGATGTTTAGGCAGATCATTTAATAAAAGTGGGCGTTGACAAGAAACATATATACGATTTGCGATGAGTTAAAATGATGTCGTTTAATAAGAATACACAATTTTAGTAGGTGTTTTTGCACATTACACCCTAGCAATACGCCACTCTCTCAAATTGCTGCCCTAAAATATGGAATCTCCAAGTTATATCTTTCTTTAATTGATTTTCTTAGTCAAATTTAATTGTGCGACAATACCGAGGCTAAATAGCATTTTACACAATCGAAATtcaaaaaacacaaaaattcaTGTGTAAAATTTATAGACTTTCACCCCCAACGTTTTTTAAAGTCAAGTATATTTAGATCATATGCGAAAGATTTTATATATAGTCAAAAACACAGAGATTTAAATATCCGTTGGTTACACAATGAATATTTTTTTCCATCTTTTTGAATCTTTATGGGGAGCTGATGAAAGGATTCTACCTAGTTTCCATATGTCTTTTATAACCAACAAACCAAATTAGTGGAATATTAATTTTCCTCTTATGGAATGGAATATTTGTTTGAATCTGAACCCTATCCATCGTTGTAAGAGACTTGCGGGTCAATTATTAGGTTCTATACATAAAaagtgatgttattttgaagcAAGAAGATATGAAACGTTAGCCCTAAAAGTAGTAAAAATGGAACCTATGTTTATTTGTTCCCATTACGTCTACTTCCTCCTACACACTAACTCAACTCATTCACAGAGTATCCACAAGTAATACATACAATTCACTTCTACTCTATCTCTTCATTTGATGAACTGCCCCATCATGAATACTATGTATTCTAGGTAAAATTCAGAAGAATTTTGTAGGAACGAGTCTATGCACACCGTAGGTAAAATGGTTCTTTTGCCCGCATGCTTCAAATTTTGTCAGAGTTGCATTCGTCTTCCGAAATTAGCTCCAAGGGTACGTACGTCCTCTTGAGCGCAGGACGTTTTTGGAACTTCTTCTTGCCTTGAGTGATGCCTTAGCTTCACCACATTTTAACATCTTTACAACCTGCATCCCATTCAAGAATCATTCAAACTAATTAGTTGATTGTATTCGCGTTTTTACCTCGCAAGTCTCTCAAAGTGCTTGCAAAACAAAATGTCATGCCTGGCTCATTTGAGATATTTCCGATGAATTGTGATGAATACATAAGGAGGCAACCATACACATTCGACTGACTTGGTCACAGTCATAGACGCCATCTAGTGATTGATCCACCAGGTCCACTATACTTTTTCTGCTCAGGAAAGCAAAGGTTTGGCCTGAAAATTTTCGATCGGATTAGAATGCATCTCTTGGTTGAAAGACAAGTTCTAGTATCCAGATTTTTAACATGTAAGAAAATGGTTGTTGTCTACAAGAAAACATACCCACATCACAAGGCTATTGCGTGATTCATCTAGAGCTGGTTGACCACTGATGAGCTCTAACAATAGCACTCCATATGCGTAAACATCAGTCTTTTCATCAACTGTTCCATTCATGAAAAGCTCGGGAGGGAGATGGCTGATAAGAAAAAGGT encodes:
- the LOC142545747 gene encoding LOW QUALITY PROTEIN: large ribosomal subunit protein mL102 (rPPR5)-like (The sequence of the model RefSeq protein was modified relative to this genomic sequence to represent the inferred CDS: inserted 1 base in 1 codon; deleted 2 bases in 1 codon; substituted 1 base at 1 genomic stop codon), which codes for MAYIAALKECHFKPNLFNLSSPSSFGTHSFFCSSATSEVETPEPENARANKPSSSDQTMDSSSRNTTAAAAIPSRQSEGKRQKSPEKIEDIVCKIMATRAWTTRLQNSIRNLVPRFDHELVYNVLHGARSPEHALQFFRWLEGSGLFQHNKETHVKIIEILGRASKLNHARCILLDMPKKGLGWNEDLWVLLINSYGKAGIVXESVKLFQKMNEHGVERTLKSYDALFKVIMRRGRYMMAKRYYNKMLNDGIEPTRHTSNVLIWGFFLSEKVETANRFFEDMKSRGIMPDVVTYNTLVNGYCRIKNMEEAERYFVEMKGRNVEPTIVSYTTLIKGYVSAERVDDALMLLEEMKGFKIKPNTITYSTLLPGLCDANKMSEARKILKEMMDKYIAPKDSSIFMRLISGHCKAGDLDAATDVLKTMIRLSVPTEAGHYSVLIENCCSAGQYDQAVKLLDKLLEKDISLRPQSTLHMEPSAYNPLIEYLCSNGQTAKAETLLRQLMKLGVQDPIALNNLIRGHAKEGTPEPAFELLNIMVRRSILSEKSAYESLIRYCSLEKNEPADAKEALHSMIENGHLPDSLLFRTVIGSLFKDGRVQTASRVMKTMLEKGVQDHEDLIAKILEGLLLRCHVEEALGKIELIMHSGISLDYDSLLSILFEKGKTIAALKLSDFGSERDFTVDISSYEKVLDALLSAGKTLNANSILXKFMEKGGVNDWSCCKDLIHSLHREGNTKQADILSRMIMGKSEQADGRKGDKKSSVAH
- the LOC142545755 gene encoding putative prolyl 4-hydroxylase 4, with product MVIFSQIALIFVLTMAAIAWESWGHSIINPSKVKSISWKPRAFVYEGFLTDEECNHLISLAKNELKRSAVADSESGESKLSEVRTSSGMFIQKEKDPIVAGIEEKISMWTFLPKENGEDIQVLRYEPGQKYEPHYDYFTDKVNIERGGHRIATVLMYLTDVEKGGETVFPKAEESPRRRSISTDNDLSECGRQGPAVKPRKGDALLFFSLRPDAIPDPASLHAGCPVDNGEKWSATKWIHVDAFDKIVGGNCTDSDANCERWASLGECNKNPEYMIGSSDLLGYCRKSCNVC